The Haloarcula sp. H-GB4 genome segment CGGCGTCAAGAGCGACCAAGTCCGTCGAAAGATGGAGCAGCAGCTGGCGGACAATCTCCGCGCAATGTTCGACGCGCGCGGCTTGTCAGGAGACATTGAACAGCGCCGGAACCGACTGTTTATCCACACTGACCAACCAGAGGGTGTGACCGCAGCCGCGGCCGACACGTTTGGCGTCACCTCCGCCTCGGCGGTCACGACCATCGAACCGACGCTGTCTGCAATCGAAGCGGCACTGGCCGCAACCACGCGAGAACAGTACGATGGTGGCGCTTTCGCTGTCAACGCTCGCCGGGCGGGGCCGGCGGACGCACATCCCTTTTCGAGTACAGACATCGAATCCGACGGCGGGACCGCCGTCTGGGAGGCAATCGATGAACTGGGCGGCGATCCCGCTGTCGACCTCGACGACCCCGATTTCGAACTGTTCGTCGAGTGTCGCGCGGACGAGGCGTACGTCTTCTGTGAGAAACGTTCGGGCCCGGGCGGACTCCCGCTCGGAACTCAGCGGCCCGTTGTCGCCCTCATCAGTGGTGGTATCGACTCGCCTGTCGCCGCCTGGAAGCTCATGAAACGCGGCGCACCTGTGATTCCAGTCTACGTCGACCTCGGTGACTACGGTGGCCCCGACCACCGGGCGCGAGCCGTTTCGACCGTCAAAACGCTTGCCTCGTACGCTCCCGGGCACGACCTGTCCATCAACGTCGTTGACGCCGGTGACGTCGTCACCGACCTCTCGAAAAATCTCGGGGCGCTTCGAATGCTCGTGCTCCGCCGGTTCATGCTCACAGTCGCCGAGGGTATCGCGCACAACTGCGACGCTGTCGGCATCGTCACCGGCGAAGCTATCGGGCAGAAATCCAGCCAGACGAGCGCGAACATTGCCGTCACCGATGCCGCGACCACACTCCCGGTGCACCGACCGAACCTCACCGTCGACAAGTCCGACATAACCAATCATGCGCGAACTATCGGGACCTTTGAGGACTCGACAATCGACACCGGTTGCAACCGTGTCGCACCATCGCACCCGGAAACCAATGCCACGCTAGAAGCGGTCCGGGCGGCCGAACCCGACGGCCTGTTCGAGCGCGCCGAAGCCTGTGTTCAGGACCGCACTGTCGTCCCCATCGAAAGCTAAATTTCCGGGGCGGGCCAGGATTGAGTCATGACGCAGGTCTGTCTCGTCGGGAGCGACGACGTGAACCTTCGATACGAACTCCTCTCTCGCGAGACTGCGCGGAACGCACTTGCCACCTACGACCTGCAGGAACCGTTCGCGAATACCGTCGCCATCGACACCGTGAGCCTCGGAGCGGCAGTGGCGCTGCTCAACGACTTGAACTGGTATCTCGTCCGCTTCGCGAACGCCGCATTCGTTCGGGATCCATCGATTAGTGAGACTGAGTGGCTCTCTCGGAACCTCGCCGCGGCGATACGGGACGATGACATTGCGCCCGAAGACACCGGGCGCTTCCTCAAGGTGTACGGTATCGTCGAGCCGGACAGGACCAGCGACGCTGACGATGAAACCCAGACCGAAGAAGTGTCAACACTCGACACGAAGGCGATGGAAGCCGATGGCCCACCGGAACTGGTCGAGCCGATGCTCCTGACACGGACTGGCAACACGATTCCCGAGTACGATCTTCAAGACGTGGATGAAACGCTCATCGTTAGAGTGACCGAGTCGGAGTTCGGTGCCTGACCCGGGTTACGCTGCGCGCAAAACAGACCGGTTTCAGTCGAACATTCCGGTCGACATATACCGCTCGCCGCTGTCCCAGTAGACTGTGACGACGAGCGGGTCGTCAACGTCGTCCGCGACGAGTTGCTCAGCTACCTCTCTTGCCGCGAGGTTCGACGCACCCGAGGACTGGCCGACGAGGATGCCCTCCTCGTGGGCGAGTCGCCGGCACTCGTCTTCTGCATCCGGGAGTTCGACTGTCAGCACGTCGTCTAGCAGATCGGTATCGAGATTGTCACTGACGAACCCCGGCCCCATTCCCTGGAAGCTGTCTTCACCAGTACCCGGGTCCATCCCCGAAAGTACAGCGTTGTCCGCCGGCTCGACCGCGACGATATCCATCTCGGGGAACGCCTCACGCAACCGACGGCCGGTCCCAGTGAGTGTGCCACCAGTGCCGACGCCCGCGACCAGCGCGTCGACGGTCCGGTCGCCCACCTGTTCGAGTATCTCCTCACCCGTCGTCTCGTAGTGCGCTGTCGGGTTCGCCGAGTTCTCGAACTGCCGGAGCTGGACGTAGTCGTCGCGCTCGCAGAGTTCGTTTGCGCGCTCTTTCGCGTCGGAGATATCGCCCTCAACTAGTTCGATATCCGCACCGTAAGCCTTCATTATCTGTCGGCGCTCCGGCGACTTGGAGGACGGCATCACTAGCACCACGTCGTACCCCTTCGTCGCTCCAACCATCGCCATCCCGATACCGGTGTTGCCACTCGTCGGTTCGACGAGCGTATCACCCGGTTCGAGCATGCCGTTCCGCTCAGCGGAGTCAATCATGTACTTCGCCGGTCGGTCCTTCGCGGACCCCCCGGGATTGAACGACTCGATTTTCGCTGCAACAGTTGCCCCCTCCGGTGCGCGAACCGAGACCAGCGGGGACCCGATCGTATCGAGAATAGAGTCTTTCA includes the following:
- a CDS encoding PLP-dependent cysteine synthase family protein, coding for MKDSILDTIGSPLVSVRAPEGATVAAKIESFNPGGSAKDRPAKYMIDSAERNGMLEPGDTLVEPTSGNTGIGMAMVGATKGYDVVLVMPSSKSPERRQIMKAYGADIELVEGDISDAKERANELCERDDYVQLRQFENSANPTAHYETTGEEILEQVGDRTVDALVAGVGTGGTLTGTGRRLREAFPEMDIVAVEPADNAVLSGMDPGTGEDSFQGMGPGFVSDNLDTDLLDDVLTVELPDAEDECRRLAHEEGILVGQSSGASNLAAREVAEQLVADDVDDPLVVTVYWDSGERYMSTGMFD
- a CDS encoding DUF5804 family protein: MTQVCLVGSDDVNLRYELLSRETARNALATYDLQEPFANTVAIDTVSLGAAVALLNDLNWYLVRFANAAFVRDPSISETEWLSRNLAAAIRDDDIAPEDTGRFLKVYGIVEPDRTSDADDETQTEEVSTLDTKAMEADGPPELVEPMLLTRTGNTIPEYDLQDVDETLIVRVTESEFGA
- a CDS encoding tRNA sulfurtransferase; protein product: MHPSDADSVLVRHGELGVKSDQVRRKMEQQLADNLRAMFDARGLSGDIEQRRNRLFIHTDQPEGVTAAAADTFGVTSASAVTTIEPTLSAIEAALAATTREQYDGGAFAVNARRAGPADAHPFSSTDIESDGGTAVWEAIDELGGDPAVDLDDPDFELFVECRADEAYVFCEKRSGPGGLPLGTQRPVVALISGGIDSPVAAWKLMKRGAPVIPVYVDLGDYGGPDHRARAVSTVKTLASYAPGHDLSINVVDAGDVVTDLSKNLGALRMLVLRRFMLTVAEGIAHNCDAVGIVTGEAIGQKSSQTSANIAVTDAATTLPVHRPNLTVDKSDITNHARTIGTFEDSTIDTGCNRVAPSHPETNATLEAVRAAEPDGLFERAEACVQDRTVVPIES